The sequence GACGCCGCTTCGCGGGGATAGCAGCCAGCGCCATCGTCCTACCGTTACTCTACGTCATCACCCAGCCGGCCACCGCATCGGCCAGCCCGGAGGCCGCAGCGGTGAAGCCCGTTCCGGCACCGGCCAGCGGGCTCGCCAGCGATGTCCGCGAACTCACCCGCAAGGAGTTCACCCTCAACGGTGAGCGGGTCGAGGCGCCCACCCAGTACCAGCCTCGCAGCCAGGCGCGGCAGTCCCAGGCCGCCGAGACGCCGCCGGTCGGCACGGTGCGGCAGTGGCTCGCGCTCGACGACTACAACGGCGTGATCTACTTCAAGGACTACACGCTGCGTGGCGTGGGCGACAACATCGAGGTCTGGGTCGCCAACGACACCGCGTTCCCGGAGGGTGACTGCCGCCGGCAGATCGAGAACTCGACGGTCGTCACGGACCAGCAGGTCGCGCACCTGGTCAACGAGTTCGACACCAACATGTATCCGAAGTCGACGGCCGCGTTCAGCACCCCGCCGGACCGGGACGGCAGCAACGCCTCGATCGCCGGCGACTTCACCGGCGCCGGCAACCGGACGGTCACGCTCGTCGACAACGTCCGGGACGACAACTTCTACGACTTCCCGGCCGCCCCGACCTACATCGCCGGGTTCCACTTCTCGCTCTTCAACGAGCTGCTCGACCGCAACATCATGACGATCGACGCGTTCGACTGGGCGCACCGCACCGGTGCGAACCCGCCGAACGAGCCGACCGACGACCTGTGCACCAGCCGGCCTGCCCGCCCCAGCCTGTACGAGGGCACGTTCATCCACGAGTGGCAGCACCTGGCGCACTACTACACCGACCCATTCGAGACCACCTGGCTCAACGAGGGTCTCTCCGACTTCGCCCAGACGCTCGGCGGCTACGTCGATGCCACGGCCACCGTGGCCGAGCCCGGCGCGGACAGCCACATCTACTGCTTCCAGGGCTTCGGCACGGTGCAGACGGAGTACAACACCAACCCCCGGGACTGCGGCGGCCCGGAGAACTCCATCAACCTCTGGAACGAGGGGAACAATCCGAGCGCGGTCCTTGCCGACTACGGCAACGTCTACGCGTTCAGCCTGTTCCTCTTCGACCGGTACGGCCTGGACTTCATCTCCCGGCTGCACCAGGACGGCGACCTGCAGGGGCTTGCCAGCCTTGAGGCGGCGCTCAAGGACGAGGGCGTCAAGGACATGTACGACGTGATCCACGACTACCAGACGATGAACCTGGTCGACCGGATCGTGGGCAACTCGAAGTTCGGCATCATGCTCGGGGCCGACAAGCGCAAGGTCACCACGGCCAGCCTCGACGCCACGGTCAACCTGGCCAACCCGGCGTCGTACGCGACCGCGGGTGCGGCGCCGAACGGCGCCGACTACATTCCGTTGCAGAAGGCCAACGGCAAGCCGCTGGGCCGGGGCGACCTGCGTTCGATCAAGTTCGCGGGTGCGAAGGCGCTGCCGCCGGTCCCGCTGGCCTGGACGACCGTGACCGACGACCCGGACCAGCCGGGCAACTCGGTGCTCTGGTCCGGCAACGGCAACAGCCTCGACGTCGCCGCCGTCACGCCGGTGACCGTGCCGGCCGCCGACCCGACGCTGACCTTCCTCGCGAAGTACGGCGCCGAGACCGGCTACGACTACGGCTACGTGAGCGTCTCGACCGACGGTGGCGAGAGCTACACCGTCATCCCCGGTGAGGAGACCGTCGCCGGTCCGCTCGGCCCGGCGTTGAACGGCACCACCGAGGGCTTCGAGCCGCACTCGTTCGACCTGTCGGCGTACGCCGGACAGGAGGTGCTGCTCAGCTTCCGCTACGTCAGTGACGGTGGCGTCAACGAGGGTGGCCTGCTCATCGACGACATCGCCGTCGGTGGCACGCTGGTCAGCGACGGGTCGAGCCTCGAACCGTTCGACTCGCCCTCGGAGATCCACCCGACGCCGGTGGCGAACTGGAACGTCCGGTTCGTCGGCATCGACGAGCGGCTCAAGCTGGCCCTGCAATTCGAGGTCGACGGCAAGTCGGGCTTCACCCTCGGGCTGATCCAGACGGCGCTGCTGACCGCCTTCCCCAAGGTGGTCGCCATCGTCGCCTACGACGAGCCCACCGAGCAGGTGACGCAGTACGCGCCGTACACCCTGACGGTGAACAAGGTGGTGCAGCCCGGCGGTGCGCCGCTGAGCTGACCCGGACAGGAACTCCCGGTGTCGCGTCCCGCGGCACCGGGAGTTCTCTGTGTTCCGGGTGAAGGCGCCGGAACCGGCGGCGCAAGCCGGCGGCGGTCCCTAGCCTGGCGGGCAGGGGCATCGTCGAGGGCAGGCACCGGAGGACATCATGACCAACGCGATCGGGGACGCACTCCAGGACGTACGCGAGGTCGAGCTGACCGTGACCGGCCGCCGGACCGGGCGGCAGATCACCCATCCGGTGTGGTTCGTCCAGGAAGACGACAACGTCTTCCTGGTGCCGGTGACCGGCTCGGACAGCCAGTGGTACAAGAACGTCCGGCAGACGCCGATGGTCCAACTGGCCGTTGACGGCACCGCGTTGAGTTCGAGCGCCACGCCCATCACCGAGGCCGATCGGGTCGACCACGTGGTGACGATGTTCCGCGACAAGTACGGCGCCGACCAGATCGCGTCGCTCTACCCGAGACACGACGTCGCCGTCCAGGTCCCCCTCGGCTGACGCTCCGTCGACCGACAGATCTTGGTACGAGACCGCCCCTCAGGGGGCGTGACCGTACCAAGATCTGATCAACGGATGCCGCGGGCCAGGGTGATGGCGGCAGGGTCAGCCTCGCCGCCGGGCCGGCCCTGTCCCGCCTGGCCGACCGGGCCGCCGAGCAGCACTGACCACACTGACCGGGGGCGGGCCGCGGGTCAGCGCCAGACGGTGCGGCGCACGCCGCCGTGCGCCCCGCAGGCCCGGGAGCTGCCGCCGGCGAGGCTGACCTTGCTGTCCTCGCACTGCACCAGGTAGCCGCGCCCCTCCCAGAACCCGGGCACGCAGTCGAAGTGGTCGCACACCTCACGGGCGGGCTCGCGGATCCGCTTCCCGCCGCAGAAGTCGTACCCCATCGGGTTCGTCGGGGCACCGCAGCGTCGCTCCGGCGTCGGGCTGGCCCGCCGCGGCTCCGGTGAACCGGTCGCGCGCGGCGCCTTCGACGCGGTGCTCTTCGACGCGGTGCTCTTCGGCCCGGGGCGGCGGCCGGCGGTGCCGGAGTCGCGGCGACGGCGGTTTCCGAGCTGGTCGGGTCGGACGGGCCGGAGTTGGCCAGCGCGACCGGCACCATCACCGCGAGAGCGGCGGCGACCACCGCGGTCCGCCGGCCGCCGGGTATCAGCGCCAACAGCCGGGCCTGGCCCGGGTGGCGATGCCCGGCCGCGACGGGCGCGACCGGGCGTGCTCGGTGATCAGCTCGTCGAGCTGGGCGATGACCGCCTGGCGCTGCTCGATGGCGTCGGCGAAGGCCAGGGTGAGCACGAACCGGAACTCGGCCGCCGCGTCCGGGCGCAGCAACACCCCGGAGGTGCGCCGCCGGTCCAGCACCTGGATCAGGGTGACGGACGCGTGCGGGTCGTGCGCGAGACCGGTCATCCGGCCGTACGCCCAGTCGCGCCGGCCCCGCCCGCCGAGCAGGACAAGCCGGCGGTTGGTGATCACCGCCATGCCGGCGTCGGTGACCCGCACCCCGTCGGGAAGGCGCTGACCCAGCCGGCCGGCCTCGGCGGCGACGCTCAGGTCGGGGGCGGGCAGCACGGCGGTGTGCCGCACCTCGACCAGTTGCGCTGCCGGCACCACCCGGAGCACGACCTCGTCGGGGGCAAGTTCCAGCGGGAGGCCGTCACCCGCGCCGGCCGTGCCAAGGCACTGCTCGGCCAGCGTACGCAGGCGGCGCAGTTCGTCGTCGCGCCGCCGCCAGCTTCCCTCGGCGCTGCGGAACAACCGCAGCCGGCGCTCGTTCTGCCGGCGCGCCCACCGGTACCGCCATGTCGAACCCGTCGAATCAGTCCTCGCCACGCCGAACTCCTTCGCCGTGAATGCCACCAACCGCAGGCCACCAGATGGGGTGTCACAGTGTTAACGGCTGCGGACACCACCATGGACACGGCCAAGACCGGGCGAATTACCCGATCGGTGGACTAATTAGGGCGATACGGCGGTTTCGCCTGGCTGGCGAGTAGCGCAGCCGCGCCCGCACGCCCACCAATCACGCGCGGGTGATCGCGTTGGCGTGGATCGCCTCGGCGAGATACTCGGCCAGCCCCGGTGCCATCGCCTCGTAGTGCGCGGTGAACCGCTCGTCGGCCAGGTACATGTCGGCCAGACCGGTGTGGATCTCGTACGAGCACTCGTAGAACCAGCGGCTGATCTGCTGCCGGTGCTCCTCGGCCAGTTCCCGGGCCGCCGGGCCGTCCGCCGGCGCTCCGGCGGCCAGCAGCGCGACGACGCGCCGCCCCCAGTCCTCCGTCTCGCCCTTGATCCGCAGCCAGTCCTGCCTGGTGTAGCGCGACGCCCGCCGGTTCGACTCCCGGTATGCGTCGGTGCCGCCCCACCGCTGCTCCGCCTCCTCGGCGTGCGCCTCCGGGTCGAAGTCACCGAACACCTCGAAGCGCTCCTGCGGGGTCAGTCGGATGTCCAACTTACTCGCCTCCATCGCGAACTCGATCGCCGCGACCATCTCCTGCAGGCGCCCGATCCGCGCCGTCAGCAGCTCGTGCTGGCGGCGCAGGTGCGCCCCCGGGTCGCTCGCCGGGTCGTCGAGGATCACGGCGATCTCTTCCAACGGGAACCCCAGCTCGCGGTAGTACCGGATCAGCTGCAACCGCTCCAGGTCCGCCTCGGAGTAGCGGCGGTAGCCCGCCCCGGTACGACCGCTCGGCGTCAGCAACCCGATCTCGTCGTAGTGGTGCAGCGTCCGGACCGTCACGCCGGCGAGCTTCGCCACCTGACCAACCGTGTGGGCCATGGTTCCCCCTTTCCGGAACCACGGTCCCGGCTGCCGTTAGGTGAGGGTCAAGCCCGATTCTGCGACGCCGGACACACCCGGCGGGTCGGAGTTCACCAGCACGCTACGCAGCTCGGCCAGGGTGGTCGGTCGGCCGTAGCGGTAGCCCTGTCCCTGCACGCAGCCGATCGCCGCCACCGCCTCGTGCTGCCGTTCGGTCTCCACCCCCTCGGCCACCACGCCCAGGTCGAACGCGCCGGCCAGCCGGGTCACCATCTCCACCGTCGCGTACGCCCGGGTGTCCTCGGAGATCCGGGCCACGAACGAGCGGTCGATCTTCAACTCGGTCGCCGGGATCCGGTGCAGGTAGCTCAACGACGAGTAGCCGGTGCCGAAGTCGTCGATGGCGATCCGGATGCCCAGCTCCCGCAGCTGCCCCAACCGGTCGAGCACCGCGTCGCTGCCCTCGATCAGGGCCGACTCGGTCAGCTCCAGGGTCAGCGCCCGCGGTGCCAGCCCGGCCCCGGCGGTGGCCTCGGTGACCGTGGCGATCAGGTCGGGACGGCGCAGGTGCGAGGCGGCGATGTTCACCGCCACCGTCGCCGAGGAAACCCGGTCCTGCCAGGTGGCCGCCGCCCGGCACGCCTCGTGGATCACCCACCGGTCGATCGGCAGGATCAGGCCGGTCTCCTCGGCCAGCGGCAGGAACCGTGCCGGGCTGAGCACGCCCAGCCGGGGATGCCGCCACCGCACCAACGCCTCCGCGCTGCGTACCTCGCCGGTGGCCAGGTCCACGATCGGCTGGAACTCCAGGTGCAACTGCTCCTCGTCGACCGCCCGCCGCAGGTCGGCGATCAGCTCCGCCCGGCTCACCGCCGACTCCCGCAGCGCCTGGGTGCACCGCCGGTACGCGGACTTGCCCGCCGCCTTGGCCGCGTACATGGCGATGTCCGCGTCGCGCAGCAGGTCCGTGTGCGAAATGTGCTGCGGGCCGTACTCGGCGATGCCGATGCTGGCCGACGGGTGCACCCCGACCAGTTCCTCACCGGGCGACGGTTGCAGCGCCGCCAGCAACCGCTCGGCCAACCGTTCCGGTGCCGCCGGTCGTCCACCGGTGACCAGCACCGCGAACTCGTCGCCGCCGATCCGGGCGATCATCCCGTCGGTGCCGACCGCCCGGCGCATCCGCCGGGACAGGCCAGACAGCAGCGTGTCGCCGGTGGTGTGCCCGAACCGGTCGTTGACCTGCTTGAAGCCGTCGAGGTCCAGCAGCAGCACGGCGACCCGGTTGGCCCCCCGCAGGGCACCGCGCAGCCGGCGGGTGAACGCCAGCCGGTTGGGCAGCCCGGTGAGCTGGTCGACGTAGGCGAGCTGCCGCAGCCGGGCCACCAGGCGCAGATTCTCGTTCGCCGCCAGCCCCTGCCGCAGCGCCAGCGTCGCCAGCAGCGCCATCATCGCCAGGAAGACCGGCAACGGGGTGTGCCCGCCGGCGTCGCGGGCCAGCATGGTCGCCACGATCGCCCCGCCCACCGGCAGGTAGGGCAACACCACCCGCCACCACGGCGGCAACGGTGCATCCCCCGCCTCCTCGGCGGCGCCGTAGTCGGGCAGCCGGGAGGTCCGGGCAGCCGCGACGATCAGCAGGTAGCTCAACGGCCAGAGCACGTCGATCGGGGTGCCGGGCTGGTAGGTGCCGGCGGCCACCAGCGACACGTACGCCGCGTCGGCCACCGCGCGTACCGTCAGGCTCACCCCGAGCAGCGCCATCGGCCGCCACACCGGGCGGCCCGGGCCGACGACCGCGACCAGAATGGTCAGCTGCATCAGGTCGAACATCGGATAGAGCAGACCGGCGGTGCGCAGCGGCTCGTCGAGGTCCGCCAGGGTGACGTTGCGGAAGATCAACAGCCAGCCGACCGGGATCAACGCCAGCCCGACGATCACCCCGTCGAGCAGGGTCCGGGCGCGGCCCACCGCGGTCCGTGGTGCGGTCGGTGAGCAGAACAGCGCGCCGGTGCCGGTCAGCAGGCTGGCCGTGAAGATCAGCCCGATCGGCAACGTGTGCGGCAGGCCCTCCCCGAGAAGCCGCTGCGCCGTCCACAGTGCCCGCCCAGCCATCGACAACGCCATGGTGGCCGCCAACAGCAACCAGAACCGGCGCACCGCAGCCGGATGCCGGCGGCCCGCCCCGGCGCACGCCACCGCGGCCCAGCCCGCCACGGCAATCGCACCCAAGTCGCTGACCAGAGCCCCGGCGGGCAGCGCCAGCACCAGCCAGAGCGCCTCGACCGCGACGACGACGCCGGCACCGACCAGCCCCACGCGACCGGCCCGGTCCGACCGCGCGGCACCCTGCTCGACGTCCTTTCGCGACACAGCGATCGCTCCGGCTCTCCCTCTTCGTGCACCCTCGCCGGCGAGGACCGGTCCTGGCAAACCCCGAAAGCCTAGCCACGGGCGCAACCGCCCCGCCAGGTCCACGGGCCCGAAGTCCACAACCGGACGGCCAACCGCCCATTGGCAATCAACAGCGCGTCGCCGTGACACACAGCGAGCATCCCGAGTGGTAACCCAAGGTGACATATCCCGCCCTCACCCATCTTGCTATCCAGCCCCTTTGCTCTGCTTACCTACACGCAACCCCACCGTGAGCTGGCGTTACAGTCAGGCGCAGCGCGCACTGACGACTACCGAGAGCAACCGGTGCGTATAGGTAAGCAGAGCAAAGGGCCGGTAGGGGAGTTCGGCGGGCGGGGGCGTCGGTGACGACGGGTGACGGGTGCCCGGGGACCGACCGCTCAATCCCATTCCTCGTCGGGTGCAGGCTCAAGCTCCGGCGCCGCCCCGACAGCAGCTCCGCCGGCCACCGCTACCGGTTCCGCCACAGGTGGGCCGCCGTGTGTCCACGGGGTCTGCTCCGCCGGCGGGAACGCCCCGCTCGGCACGTACGCCTCGCTCAGTGTGGTGTAGCAGTGCCGCTCCCCCACCTCCGGCACGCTTCCCGGGCTGGCCGTCAACCCGCGCCCCATCCCGCCGGAGAGTTCCAGCACCACCTCGGTCTTGCCGTCCGCCGCCGGCGTCACGAAGATCACCCGCGCTTTCTGCCCCGGCCGGGCGGGGCTGAACAGGGTCGCCCCGACCGGCACCAGCACCGGCTCGGTGGTCACCAGCTGGATGCGCGGGCGCAACACCGGCCGTCGGCCGCTGTCGTCCACCCGGGCCGGGTCGGCCAGCGCCACCTCGCCGACGAACGCCTCCCCGGTGAGCCGGTGCTCCGCCATCACCAGCGGATCGTCGAAGGCGCGCTGCACGGCGTAGGTCGCCGCCGCCCGCTCCAGACGGTGCAGCCGGGCGGCGGCGGCCACCGCGCCGTCGCGGGCCGGCTGCGGCGCACCGTCGTTGTCCAGGTGCTCGGCGTGGGCGGTGAAGGCGTCCCGGTCGCCGGTCCACCGCCCGGCCACCCGGGCTCCCGCCGGCAGGGCCCGCAGCAGTCCCAGGCCGCGCCAGATCAGCTCCCAGGTGGGCGTCAGCTGGTCCCGCAGCAGCCCTGCCAGCCACGTGTACGCCTCGGCACGCGCCGCCTCGTCGTCCCCGGCAACGGCGTACGCCTCGATGGCCGGGGCCAGCAGCCGGTTGTCGAAATCGGGATCGGTGGCCGGGCCGGCCGGCGGACACACCGCCGGGTCCTCGGCCCGGGCCGCCGCGTCGGCTCCCGACAGCCCCGCCGGAGGGGCGATCCAGCCCAGCAGCGCCGGCAGGTGCAGATCCTCCACCGCGCTCTGCCCGGTCGCCCAGTGCAGCGTGAGTGCCTGCGTCATCGCCACCAGCGCGGACGAGCCGGAATGTTCGGCCCGCTCGGCAAAGAAGGTCAGCCATCGACCCAGCAGCGGCACCTGCGGTGGCACCGGGTACTCGCCGTCGACCCGGCGGAACCGGGTGGAGCGACCGAGCAGCCGCAGGAACGTCACCGCCGCCGCGTTCGGCACCAGTAGCTGTGGCGCGTCGAGAAAGCGGTAACGGACGTCCCGGCCCCGGTCCACGGCGACCGCCTCGGTGCCGGTGCGGTGCGCGTCGACGTACGGCAACACGATCGCGGCCAGCTCGGCGGCGAACGCGAACCGTTGGTCCCGGTTGCGGGGCTGCGGCACGATCAGCAGCCGGCCCTCGCCGGGCGCGGCGCCGACCATCGCGGCGACGGGGGCGTTCGCCTCGCCGGCCATCGCCAACGGCACCAGCACCAGGGGCCGCCTCGACAGGTGCAGGTGCCGGACGGTGGCCACCGGTTGGGCCGTCCCGGCGGCCACGGCCTGCGCCGCCGCCAGCGCCCGCAGCGTACTCATGCCGGCGCGCCGAGGGCGTCGGCGCGCAGACGGGCGGCGGCGCGCAGCAGCGCCGCGGCCTCCTCCTGCTCCGGGTCGGCGGCGCGCTCGCCGCCGGCGAGCGCCAGGACCACGTCCACCTCGGCGACCCCGCCGAGTGCCTCGCGAACCGGGCGGCCGAGCACGCCGGTCTGCCCGCGCGCCTCGTGCCGACAGAAGTACGCCAGTTCGCAGCTGGCGAGGCAGTCCGGGGCGTAGCGGGCCGGCACCTGGGCCAGCGAACCCGCCAAGCCGGCCGGGTCGGCGCCGGGATCGGCGGTGAAGTCCGCCGGCACGTCGGCGAGCAGCGTGTCGAGCCGATCCATCCGGTCCAGCTGCCGGCGCACGACCAGCACCTGCTTGCGGACGTCGAGCAGGTGCGCCACCGGGTGGTTGGTGAAATCGTGGGGACAGACCAGCACCGCCTCGTGCGACACCAGCCGCGGATCGTGGCCCCGCGCGGCGAGCAGCTCCCGCAGGGCCAGCACGTAGACGGCGGACTGCACCGCCGCGGCGGCCAGCTTCGCCGGGTCGGCCTGCCCGTCGACCACGGGAAACGACTTGATCTCCACGACGTGGTACCGGCCGTCCAGCCGGGCCGCCACCAGGTCCGGCTCCAGGTGCACCCGCCGCCCGGCGACCTCCAGCCCGAGCAACGGATGGTCGAACAACGCCGCCGGCTCGTCGGCGCGGAACGGCTCGTCGGCGCGGAACGCGGCGGGCGGCTGGGCACCGGGCGGCAGGGCGGCGGTCAGCAGGGCGGCCGAACGTCGGGCCCGACCGGTCGGGTCGTCGCCGCCGCCGAGGTCCGTCCAAGTCGCCGCCGCCGGCACCGGTACGCCCAGCCGCCCGGCGACCAGCCGCAGCAACTCGGCACCGCCGTCGGCCTTCACCCGCGCCTCGAACGCGTTGCCGCGGGTGATGGCGAACCGGGACTGGCCGAACCGCGCGGGAACGCCGAGCCGCTCGGCCAGCAACGGTTTGTCCACCCCGGCGCCGTCCAGGACCGCCCGGCGGGTGCAGCCCGGGTTGCCGGTCAGGGCTGCGATCGTGCGGGCGTTGTGCCGTCGCGGGGGCACTGCGCCCCGGATCTCGGCCAGTCGCTGCTCGCTGCTCGTCACGACAGGCCACGATAGCCGCGACGGCGACGTCCCGGCCGGAGCCGGACGGCGCGGCTCAGCCAGCGGAGGTGGCGAACTCCTCCGGCAACCAGATCGACTGCCAGTCCGGCACCTCGTGGAAGCGCCGCAGTTCGGCCAGCCCGGAGACCGTCCC is a genomic window of Micromonospora tarapacensis containing:
- a CDS encoding nitroreductase/quinone reductase family protein, which gives rise to MTNAIGDALQDVREVELTVTGRRTGRQITHPVWFVQEDDNVFLVPVTGSDSQWYKNVRQTPMVQLAVDGTALSSSATPITEADRVDHVVTMFRDKYGADQIASLYPRHDVAVQVPLG
- a CDS encoding putative bifunctional diguanylate cyclase/phosphodiesterase, which translates into the protein MSRKDVEQGAARSDRAGRVGLVGAGVVVAVEALWLVLALPAGALVSDLGAIAVAGWAAVACAGAGRRHPAAVRRFWLLLAATMALSMAGRALWTAQRLLGEGLPHTLPIGLIFTASLLTGTGALFCSPTAPRTAVGRARTLLDGVIVGLALIPVGWLLIFRNVTLADLDEPLRTAGLLYPMFDLMQLTILVAVVGPGRPVWRPMALLGVSLTVRAVADAAYVSLVAAGTYQPGTPIDVLWPLSYLLIVAAARTSRLPDYGAAEEAGDAPLPPWWRVVLPYLPVGGAIVATMLARDAGGHTPLPVFLAMMALLATLALRQGLAANENLRLVARLRQLAYVDQLTGLPNRLAFTRRLRGALRGANRVAVLLLDLDGFKQVNDRFGHTTGDTLLSGLSRRMRRAVGTDGMIARIGGDEFAVLVTGGRPAAPERLAERLLAALQPSPGEELVGVHPSASIGIAEYGPQHISHTDLLRDADIAMYAAKAAGKSAYRRCTQALRESAVSRAELIADLRRAVDEEQLHLEFQPIVDLATGEVRSAEALVRWRHPRLGVLSPARFLPLAEETGLILPIDRWVIHEACRAAATWQDRVSSATVAVNIAASHLRRPDLIATVTEATAGAGLAPRALTLELTESALIEGSDAVLDRLGQLRELGIRIAIDDFGTGYSSLSYLHRIPATELKIDRSFVARISEDTRAYATVEMVTRLAGAFDLGVVAEGVETERQHEAVAAIGCVQGQGYRYGRPTTLAELRSVLVNSDPPGVSGVAESGLTLT
- a CDS encoding peptidase M6 immune inhibitor A, producing MARRRFAGIAASAIVLPLLYVITQPATASASPEAAAVKPVPAPASGLASDVRELTRKEFTLNGERVEAPTQYQPRSQARQSQAAETPPVGTVRQWLALDDYNGVIYFKDYTLRGVGDNIEVWVANDTAFPEGDCRRQIENSTVVTDQQVAHLVNEFDTNMYPKSTAAFSTPPDRDGSNASIAGDFTGAGNRTVTLVDNVRDDNFYDFPAAPTYIAGFHFSLFNELLDRNIMTIDAFDWAHRTGANPPNEPTDDLCTSRPARPSLYEGTFIHEWQHLAHYYTDPFETTWLNEGLSDFAQTLGGYVDATATVAEPGADSHIYCFQGFGTVQTEYNTNPRDCGGPENSINLWNEGNNPSAVLADYGNVYAFSLFLFDRYGLDFISRLHQDGDLQGLASLEAALKDEGVKDMYDVIHDYQTMNLVDRIVGNSKFGIMLGADKRKVTTASLDATVNLANPASYATAGAAPNGADYIPLQKANGKPLGRGDLRSIKFAGAKALPPVPLAWTTVTDDPDQPGNSVLWSGNGNSLDVAAVTPVTVPAADPTLTFLAKYGAETGYDYGYVSVSTDGGESYTVIPGEETVAGPLGPALNGTTEGFEPHSFDLSAYAGQEVLLSFRYVSDGGVNEGGLLIDDIAVGGTLVSDGSSLEPFDSPSEIHPTPVANWNVRFVGIDERLKLALQFEVDGKSGFTLGLIQTALLTAFPKVVAIVAYDEPTEQVTQYAPYTLTVNKVVQPGGAPLS
- a CDS encoding MerR family transcriptional regulator, with the translated sequence MAHTVGQVAKLAGVTVRTLHHYDEIGLLTPSGRTGAGYRRYSEADLERLQLIRYYRELGFPLEEIAVILDDPASDPGAHLRRQHELLTARIGRLQEMVAAIEFAMEASKLDIRLTPQERFEVFGDFDPEAHAEEAEQRWGGTDAYRESNRRASRYTRQDWLRIKGETEDWGRRVVALLAAGAPADGPAARELAEEHRQQISRWFYECSYEIHTGLADMYLADERFTAHYEAMAPGLAEYLAEAIHANAITRA